One region of Ursus arctos isolate Adak ecotype North America unplaced genomic scaffold, UrsArc2.0 scaffold_33, whole genome shotgun sequence genomic DNA includes:
- the FOXB2 gene encoding forkhead box protein B2 has product MPRPGKSSYSDQKPPYSYISLTAMAIQHSAEKMLPLSDIYKFIMERFPYYREHTQRWQNSLRHNLSFNDCFIKIPRRPDQPGKGSFWALHPDCGDMFENGSFLRRRKRFKVLRAEHTHLHAGSTKGASGAGPGGHLHPHHPHHPHHHHHHHHAAAHHHHHHHHPPQPPPPPPPPHMVHYFHQQPPPAPQPPPHLSSQPPQQPPQQSQPQPPSHPGKMQEAAAVAAAAAAAAAAAVGSVGRLSQFPPYGLGSAAAAAAAAAASTSGFKHPFAIENIISRDYKGVLQAGGLPLASVMHHLGYPVPGQLGNVVSSVWPHVGVMDSVAAAAAAAAAAGVPVGPEYGAFGVPVKALCHSASQSLPAVPVPIKPTPSLPPVAALPPTLTVPAAAQQPPAPSTVCPAAAASPAASLLEPTAPSAAESKGSSLHSVLVHS; this is encoded by the coding sequence ATGCCGCGGCCGGGGAAGAGCTCTTACAGCGACCAAAAACCGCCCTACTCGTACATCTCGCTGACCGCCATGGCCATCCAGCACTCGGCCGAGAAGATGCTGCCGCTGAGCGACATCTACAAGTTCATCATGGAGCGCTTCCCCTACTACCGCGAGCACACGCAGCGTTGGCAGAACAGCCTGCGCCACAACCTCTCCTTCAACGACTGCTTCATCAAGATCCCGCGGCGTCCGGACCAGCCCGGCAAGGGCAGCTTCTGGGCTCTGCATCCCGACTGCGGCGACATGTTCGAAAACGGCAGCTTCCTGCGGCGCCGAAAGCGCTTCAAGGTGCTGCGCGCGGAGCACACTCACCTGCACGCGGGAAGCACCAAGGGTGCATCGGGCGCCGGGCCCGGAGGGCACCTTCACCCCCACCACCCGCACCAcccgcaccaccaccaccaccaccaccatgcgGCCgcgcaccaccaccaccaccaccaccacccaccccagccgccgccgcccccgccgccgccgcacATGGTGCATTATTTCCATCAGCAGCCTCCTCCCgccccgcagccgccgccgcacCTCTCGTCGCAGCCCCCGCAGCAGCCGCCCCAGCAGTCGCAGCCTCAGCCGCCGTCCCACCCGGGCAAGATGCAGGAGGCGGcagcggtggcggcggcggcggcggcagcggcggcggcggccgtgGGCAGCGTGGGGCGCCTGTCGCAGTTCCCGCCCTACGGGTTGGGCTCAGCGGCCGccgccgcagcagcagcagcggcatcCACGTCGGGCTTCAAGCACCCGTTCGCTATCGAGAACATCATCAGCCGGGACTACAAGGGCGTGCTGCAGGCGGGCGGGCTGCCCTTGGCGTCCGTCATGCACCACCTGGGTTACCCCGTGCCGGGCCAGCTAGGTAACGTCGTCAGCTCAGTGTGGCCGCACGTGGGCGTCATGGATTCGGTGGCAGCGGcggccgccgccgcagccgcggCGGGAGTCCCTGTGGGCCCTGAGTACGGGGCCTTCGGGGTGCCGGTCAAGGCCTTGTGCCACTCGGCAAGTCAGAGCCTGCCTGCGGTGCCGGTGCCCATCAAGCCCACCCCCTCGCTGCCGCCCGTGGCCGCGCTGCCTCCGACGCTCACTGTCCCCGCGGCCGCGCAGCAGCCACCTGCGCCGTCCACCGTGTGCCCTGCTGCTGCGGCCTCGCCTGCCGCCTCCCTTCTGGAGCCCACCGCCCCGAGTGCGGCCGAGAGCAAGGGCAGCTCCCTACACTCGGTGCTGGTGCACTCCTAG